TACTTTTTACATGTACAagtcaaaagctaaaaaaaagataggcaatagctttcaattcattttaagaatcttggcagaagcattgttgttatatatcttttctccaagcattattgcatacgttaagaagaagctaaaaaggaagctattaGTAGCTTTCAgttcattttaagaatcttggcagaagcattgtacacttatttaattttctccaagcattattgcatacgttaagaagaagctaaaaaggaagctattagtagctttcaattcattttaagaatcttggcagaaagattgtacacttatttaattttctccaagcattattgcatacgttaagaagaagctaaaaaggaagctattagtagctttcaattcattttaagaatcttggcagaacattgtacacttatttaattttctccaagcattattgcatacgttaagaagaagctaaaaaggaagctattagtagctttcaattcattttaagaatcttggcagaacacgtacacttatttaattttctccaagcattattgcatacgttaagaagaagctaaaaaggaagctattagtagctttcaattcattttaagaatcttggcagaacattgtacacttatttaattttctccaagcattattgcatacgttaagaagaagctaaaaaggaagttacttagtagctttcaattcattttaagaatcttgtcagAAGCATTGTACACTTATCTTTTCCAAGCATTGTTGCATACTTTAAGAATCATTGTCgttatatatcttttatatttcGTTGCATACTTTGGGAAATGCAGGGACAATTTTTTTAGCATGGACAAGtcaaattccaattttttttacaCAGATTCCTTGGTCTTACtatttcaaccaaaaaaatataaactttCAACCAATATTCATCGTATTCGATTATCTATATCTCAATCTAACTAACTTCATTAATGTCTAAAAAACCTTTTTTCAGCggatggtttaaaaaaaaaaacataaaggaGAGGGGAGTTGGATTACGGCGTTGTGAAATGTGGGGCTTGGACTACGACGCTCTCGGATGGGAGGGGGGAAATCGCTCACTCGATAATGAAGATGGACGAGATGGagaggaagatgaagatgaatacGATAGCATTTCGCATAAAATACAAATTGAAATAACATTGAAAAATGATAAGGTACAAATACAATACTTAACTAGCCAACATAACAACAGAAAATGCTTATAGAAAATCATCTTCATCAGACATTTCGCAGTCTGAGTTCCAATCAGGGGTAACTATTAACCCCAATCTGTGTCCCTCCAAACGCAACCATCGCAAACGCATCCTATTATTTTCTTCGCGAATGCGGTTCAATGCAACATTCAGTTCTTGGGGTGATGTGAGCGGCATGCCTATTGCACGGCGTTTTGGACGATGCAGGCCACGACTTCTTAAATCGGTCTCAATATTATGAGCTTCATCCAGGCGGTAGTTCCATTCTCTCCTCATTTTGCTAATGTATTGTCTATTGTAGCGCTCGCTCGGATTAAGCGAGTactcaaattcacgttccaaaaccCATTTCCTACCCATTGACTCAAAAATGTCACCTGGGTGATATGTCATTGGGTCGCGTTGCCAGAAGAATGGATTCCACGATGACATTTTGAAAGAGTTTGTTTTAGCGTGGTGAGATGAATAAGGTACTATGGAAGACTATTTATAGAAAAATACATGGTGCAGAAAGGTCTAAACCCCACATGCAATTTTCGTATTTATTAAAAAACAATTCATATAGAAGTCTAATTAGTCAGAAATACACCATAATTCATATTGACGGAATATATGTTGctataataagtcatatatagtcATAGATAcacaataaattttcaaaataagttgttaAAGCACCTCATGCATCCCTACGTGTGCATCTTTTCCTCCCACCAGTGCCACATTGTGTTGGCCGGCGATCCCTACGAGATCTGCGCGGAGCAACCCCCTCATGCATCCCTTCCGCACCCTATAAACATCATACAAAATAAAAGTTACTTTTTAATGCGAcacttaaattatatatataaaaatttaaattcaaaacGAACCTGTGCCTCTAAGTCCTGAACATCTGGCGTAGGTGCATATGCATCATTAAAACTGAGCCTCCTTCCATCACAGGGAAAATTAGCTGGAGGTCGAGATGAGGTACTAGTCTGCGGAACTTGGAAAAGGAGGTTGTCCAAAGCCTATTAGCTCCAAGGTTGTGAGGAAGGTCTAAATGGGGTGAAACCTTGTGGAGTGACCATATTAGATGAGTTATATGGAGCCTCTGACCGAATCATAGATGAGCTAGACATATCCATGGTCGGATAGTGGGAGGTATGTATATCCATAGATGAGTGACATGGAGCTTCTGGGGCAGTCATAGATCGGTCGGAAAATTCCATCGACGGATAATATGGGCTAGGTAAATTCGTATGTGGGTCATGTGGACTGGATGGGTGATGTGGGGTGGGTAAATGCGTAGGTTGATGATAGGAAGCAGTCATAGATGGGCCAACATTACAACATAATGCATGAGCCGGGTCTGGGTGTGGCTCTAGATCGTCAACTTGATCGTCATCAATAAGCTGGTGCGCCACCTGACCTCGACCCCGTGGGTTACCAGCACGACGTATATTTGCACGATCCCGACGACCAGTTGGAAACTTAGGCGGTGCCACATAAACTGCTGGTGGTATATAATCGGGATCAAATGTCAACCTCGTCCCCATTGCAGCAGCATTCAGAGACTCAGTCGACATGTTAATAAACCTTTGCATCAATGCATTCATACCCTGAGAATCTGAAGGCCACTCTTAACGGACTTTTCTGAACACTGTAAGCCAAATGTCTAACTCCATGAATTCCACGAgcctacaaaaaaatatataacaaacAGTGACGTAAGAAAGCCACTGATTGGCAAAAAGAAATTAATGTGTATCATATACGATATAGTTATTAATATTACTATAATATTTAATACATATGATGCACATGTATTTGCATGTAAATCGGTTCCAAATCCTTTATATGATGATTTAgttagaaaatataattaaattactttcataatcatggtCAATTTATTATTATACAGTCTTTTTGCTAAATAACGAAAGAGATAAAGTATAAAAATCGAAGCACCTAGGTTAAGATTTTCATGATAAATTTGTCTGAATACTGGCATTGGATGAGTGTAGTAAGTCAAATTCTTAGACTATTTTTCAAGATATATTAATTAGTACTACCAGTAATTTTGTTTCTACTCAAATGTTAGAAAACTATATAGTACATCATTAACTGTCTATTTAACTTGACATGCACCAAAAGTTACGTACCAGTGCTTTGTGCCTCGCTGCGAGGTGTTGGTATCCCCTATCCATGGTACGTTCTGGATTTCCTATCAAGGTGCGGGAGTACCTCCGGTACCATTTAAAATATTCAGAATCCGGTCCGGGAGCTACAGTAGTATATGGAGCTTCAACTATTAGTTCCCGACGGCATTCCCACAAATATTCAGCTTCCTCAAATTTTTCCTCCATCTCCTGACTTACCTTAAGTCGCTTGtccagtgaaaaatgaaatggtcTATGTGGGGGGATTGGTCCCGGAACAGACTGCTCCTTACCAAATTGTCTGTTGACCCGACCCGCCATGTGCCACTCTCGGTAGATCCCACAAATGAGTGGCAACTGCACCATCCAAATATTTTGACCACGTCGGCACCACTCCGGAAGTCCATCATTGATGGCCTCTGTATAAGGCTCCCACACAAATTACGATAGCAAAAATATTATACAGTCATTTATAATTTATACTACAAATTATAAATTTTCTCATTACAACAAACATCCATTATGCATTTTCAGTTAGGTAAAGATTAGAACATTCAAGCAATTTCCTTCCTTCTAAATACACAAAATTTCATCATTTCCAAACCGTGCAAATGAAGAATAAAAAATACTCAATAGTAGAAAGCGTATCATGACCAAATCCTTGCTAGGaacactttcttttttattcagttCCAAAGCATAATAAGAACAGGCTAACTTGAAAATTCCATAAGGAATTTTGatggaaataaaaacaaaataaaatactttAGTAACCTTCTAGCCATTAAAACAAACCTAGACAAAATACTAATTATGCTAAAAGAAGAAATGGGATCTAAAAAATATCACAACAAGTAGCAAGTTGTAGCAAATTAGCTataacaaattaaaacaaaattaacCCATTATCATAGTACGATTAAGCAAAAAATGAACAAATCTATAAAAACTCTATTGTTGTTatatttttcacatttcttatcaaaaaaatttaaaaggaaaaatacATGATCATCAGTTAGGTTGTCTAAAACATCCCTACAAACTACTAGCACAGCTCGTGCCTCGCTTTCACGAACTCCACGACGAGTCCACTTCTGCGCAAATACAATATCTCGTTCGTTTACTCTTGGGGGACGAAGTAATGGCTGCATCGGGATTattcgctcccaagcccaaacctgtataagtaaatttaactatataaatattttttgaattaaataaaataacccgaaaatacacatgaaaattgtgttgttatggttgggtTCCGATAATGCGTTAATATTGTTGTGCAATCTATTCGAcaatattataatttttaatgatttattatacaaattataacactaggaaatctaaaatattatttaaaagatAGCAGAGAAGTTGACTATTTAAACGTGTATCAAGCAATACTTTTAAATTGTTAGCGTGACAACTCAAGGAAATATGGTTAGCTGACATTTAGAATTATACACAAATATTAATAATCCAGATTGCATTATATATAGTGGTACATTTAGTGTTTATAATGAAGCTCAACTTTCGATTCCtaatttcatttttcaaaatttgggtAATGGTGGTTATAAGAATGCTGCTTGATCTCTTATTTCTACTGAAGTAGAGCAATATATTATTGAAATTCACGTACCTgtaacaaagcaataaatccacAAACATCACGGCTATTGGCCATCGAAGCACGACATAAAcaattgtacaagtatgataatgcTGTTGCTCCCCAAGCTTTCCCGCCTATTGCATCAAGGTCTATTATGTCAAGCAAAAAGTGTAAACTAAGTTTTGAACCACTATTATCAGGGAATATATTGCCACTAATCAACCAAAGCAGGTACAACCTGACCCTCTTTTGTACCTCAGCCTCATCAGTGtgttcatcaataatatcattattGGCAATCAAGGTTTCCAAATGATTAGATAATTGTGTTATTACCAACAAGCTATTACCTATAATAGCTTCTTCTCCGGGCAACCAACCAGTAAGGTCGTACATCAATTCCTGCCACCTTGatttagttatatttttaacatttCTCTGCATCAATGGGTGGCCATCCACAGGAATGCCATATAACACCTTGACATCCTGCAGTGTGATGGTACATTCGCCAATCCGCATATGAAATGTATGCGTCTCTAGACGCCATCTCtcaataagtgcagtgatgattcCTTCATCATACTGCCTGCACATTACCTACTGCTAAAACTCCCCCAAATCCACACCTCTCAAAGTAATTAAGGATGCGATTATGTAAAGGGTATTGCCTCACGTGATTCCAGAATTCATGATCCGCACGACGTATAGTTAAACACGCGTTCTTTCCAGTCAATTTTCCATCCCACACAGCCTGGGATCGATGCTCATGCTGGAGTATTAATAAATCATAGTTTTCTGGACCTGGATGTACAGTGACTTTGGGCGATCCATATCTATAACATTGCAACACCAAGCCACTGCTATTAGAATAATGGACAACACATTACAAAATTATTTACTATATATTCACTAGGAAAGTCAATAAAGGTCAAACTATAAGATATATTATCacgtgaaaaaagaaaaaaaaattaagaagagTACAACTATCAAAAAATAATTGCAGTTCCCTATGTGGTGAACGAAATGTAGTTAAACTTTTGGTTAAGCTCATAATTAATTGtcataatagtatttatcttacatATAACTACTTCTTTTCTATTTAAAACAAATCATATGACTGGAGAGGGGATGcaaggaaaatatatatttttttaacggATCGGAATAGTATTTCGtcagttatccaacgaaatacccattttggtattaaaaaaaaaaggacatgctatttttgtctattagcttcaaaaacaactccaacttcctcacagtttcttgatcttatacttttaatttgaaaattaaaaattcttcatgcttatcaacagaaaataatctccaacgactagtcacaatttgaacatagaaaatgatccaacaaatgatacaaatatctttatgttatatttaacaatcttactttcctcacaatttcttcatcttttttttaactgttgttctatgaaaatgactaactaaaagaacattttataatataaatttatacctttttaatcAGTATCTTCAACGATTttttaagtattttaattgtagttcgttgaccaataaactctactaacattttttaaaaactttttttaattgaagcaacgacagaaattaccaactattgattaattaaacttgtaacttttgttttctttattatagtCTATTACACTAAgtataacatataaataaatcaaaaaaataaatgtgaactaatttataatgactaaatcaaaaaatatatgtaaaaacttataaaattaataaattacctcaatttgaagaagattatggagcaaaagttgaggaatccttgtgataggattagtagaaaaagaagaaaagaatcaagaacggaagaagagaaagaatggaggtagaggaagaacggaaaatggagaagggagaatggagaatggagaaggaaaaatggagaatggagaatggagaggATAAGGTAAAATAATATAGGGTAAAAGTGGGGAGCAGAAAAAGggaatatgaacgaaataaaaaaaaattcctatttcgttggaaCATAAACGAAAtgcaagaaaaaaaataaaaaatttcctatttcgtttttatataatagaaataccaaaaaaaaaatatattttcctatttcgtttttatataaacgaaatataaaaaaaaacttatcctatttcgttcatgtatcaacgaaatacaatatatatatatatatatatatatatattccaattttgtttttatatgaattgcaaaaaaaaaaaaaacagtttctttcattaatttcaagaattgcaaaaaaaaaaaaaaaaaaaagaggctatttcgtgaattgcacaacgaaatgcaaaaaaaaaaaaaaacaatttctttcattaatttcacgaattgcaaaaaaaaaaaaaaaacagtttctgtcaattcattttaagaattgcaaaaaaaaaaaaaaaacctatttcgtgaattgcacaacgaaatgcaaaaaaaaaacagtttctttcatttaatttcacgaattgcaaaaaaaaaaaaaactattttgtgaattgtgtcacgaaatgcagaaaaaaaaaacaaatcacttTCGTtcatttaattcacgaaataaaaaaaaaatacctatttcgttgattgtgtcacgaaatgcaaaaaaaaaaaaaaatatacaaatcAGTTTCGTTTTTAttcaagaaattaaaaaaaaaaaaacaaaaaacacctatttcgtgaattgattcacgaaatgcaaagaaaaaaaataaataaatcagtttcttcatttaattcacgaaaaaaagaaaaaaaaacacctatttcgttgactatttcacgaaatgctaaaaaaaaaaaaacagtttcgttaatattcacgaaataaaaaaaaaaataggttttaCATATTTCGTTAAGCAGTTCACGAaatgcaaacaaaaaaaaaattgttgcaatTATTGCGGATATGAACAGTAACTGCTGGGtaaatacccattgtggtattaaaaaaaaaaggcagtctattttgggctaatggctgaaaaaataagtcattttggctccggactcgaaTGAGATGTAATGAAAAGGACAAAATAATGACTTCAACTTCACGGGATATGTTTTATGTATAGCATTTTTTCCGACATTTATGCAATTTGGTTGTGAATATTGGTaccacaaaaatattttattttcctcTAGTTGTTTCTCAACATGACTCAATATGCATCTGACTTTCCGTTACTTGGAACTATCAAGCTTGTGCCAGGGCAAATCTAGTGAATAAACTAAGTTAGTTAATTTGATGATCGAACTCAGTAATTTTAGTTTAAACTATATCTATATATTTGTATTTATTAATAcaattctaatatatatgttAGAATTGTATTAATAAATACAAATATATAGTGATAGATTTCGAACCTAATAAATTAGATAATATATGATAGAATTTTCAATCTAAACTCATAAGTAAAATACAAATCCTGGATTAGCTTCGAGTTATATATGCAACTGCAAGTAGAGTAATGTTCCATGGTTTGTAGTGCAAGGGAAGCTATTAATTATTACAATGCTTTATTCTCGGTAACTTTTATATATttcatgtatatacatgtattttattgCTTTGCTTATGTGAATTACTAAAAGATTTCATATTGCATAgagaaattataattttaaatgtATTCGTACTAAATGGTTTAAGTTGCATCAAATTAACAGCATTCTGTGCATGGATAGGTAACTTGGAATTTAGAATAGATGGTGGGATATTAATTAAGTCTATTGTAAACGTAGTCTTATGCCCTCTGTGTTGTCAATTGCTCAAAATCGATCCCATCAGTGATATGCTGCATCATTAATTAACTTATTTTTTCCACAACTTACATCTACGCATCTTTAATTCCTGTTTCAAAATAACAACTCCCTCCAAACTCACATGTACAAATGCCTTCCAAAACTTTTGCATAGTAAAACTTAAGAATTTAAAGCCTTTCAATCTATAATGTTTAACAGCACAAACTTAACAGTATAAGTAGGAAGAGGTTTCGTATTCCCCATAATTAAAGATATGTCTATTGTCATTTAAATCAAACTGTTTCACCAAAAAAGTCCGTTAAATCATGTCACTTTGACCATTGCTTGGTACATGACTTACTTAAGTTTTATTAGGCAAAATTCACCATCTCGCGCCTTAATTTTTTATCTAGGATACTTTCAGTTTAATTTGACCGACTCTAATGTGTTAGTTATCGACACATGCTTAACGTACAATTAATTTTTCAAATGACCTGATTGTGTAAATATATGAATAAAATTTGGACTAAACCTATTATCAATGTTATGAATTCTATGCAACTACCATGGCTTTTGGGTTTAAATTTGTATGTCACGTCCAATTGtcaatgcaatgcatatgcaacaCCTCCAAATCTTGACCACGGATAAGATATATCATGACTACCTTCATATAACATTACAACCACTCCATTCACGCCTCTTCCCCTAATTTCTTCTTTCTCCCAACTCTAAGCTGTACTTCCTAACTCAAGAAACCaaactttatttattttatgtTGTACCTCCGACCGAATTTACAGTTTTTTCTCCCTCCCAATCAGAGACGAATTTAGAATTTAAGATTTATGAGTTCCTATAACAATCAAGTTactaatatataataataattgagTTAATAAGTCAAATATATATAGATACTTAGTGAATTTcttaatacatatatacagaggTCGGGTAAAAGCTATCTAATTTAGGTGTATTAGAAGCGAGTGCACCCTTACTCCCAACTTTCTTTGGAAAAAATTATAGtcacaagaaaaataaaataattttcagaAATACCAAACTCGTGCATGAGGGTCCCGTGTATGATGCTAGAGTTTCTCAAAATCCGTTTCCGCTTTATCAATTTAGTCAACCATCTTGTTCTTAAAATCATTTAATTATGCCGCAAACAGGCAGAACCCATGCAAATGATGCAATAGCTCTAGAAACAGTTCATAtattttattacatatataaaacAGAATGTGAAATAGTGGCCATTGGTGTTGCGTACAGGTTGGTTGTTTGTATTTTTTTTCCTGCCAAATAGTCACGGTTTCTCCCTCACAGTCCCACTCTCCAGCTGACCAAAACAGACATTTCGCTATCAAACAGTAGATAACAAGACAAAGAATCGTCACGCATAGAGGCGGATGGAACCTATATTCAACGCATTCAACTAAACCCAGTATTTTCGATAATAAACATAGATATACTATATGTGTGAAAAATCATTAAAATTTGTAACAAATATTTGTCGAATACATGATGTTAATAGTAATATGAATTCTACAAGCAGCGCTAAAACTCTTAAAAGCTTAACCAAACAAGTTTAAATCTTAGGTCCATTTCTGGTCATATAGGATATGGCATATGGGCATAAGGTAAAATCAAAATTCAGGATAGATTGGTCTGGAATGAGCAAAGAAACAAAAAAGATAATACGGATAGGAGTATAGCGACGACTTGTCAGATTCTCTTCCTATGCtctttcttattcttttctccCGGACCAATCATTTTTACCTCATGCATAACACACATACATTCTTTTTTCACACTCTGTGGCCCTTTATATAGTACTCCTATTTCTTACTCTCATTATCTCATAGGGATATGGCTAGTTCCAGGATGAAATTATTAGAACTGCTTTTTATCCTAATGTTGTTTGCTATTAGCACAAATGCGGCTAAAAGGGGTGAGTATGCCAGGAGGGATAATACATTGAGGGTAGCTAATGAAGATGGCTACTTGAATTGGATTAATCGCATGAGTTCTCGCAATCATTCTGTCTTTCAAGAAGCGAAAAACAAATTAGAGCCTTGCAAATTAATTAAGGTGAATAAACATCCCAAGTCTGGGGATTTTACTACGGTTCAACAAGCTATCGACTCAATTCCAATAGTCAATTCGTGTCGAGTGGTTATTTCCGTTAGTCCTGGAATTTACAGGTAATTTTGCGCCACATTACACTTCTTGTCCTGTTTTCTGCATCTTGATTCTGAACGATAAGGCATTCAATATACAGAGGAGAAACAGGACATTTTGAGCAAATTGCTAGTTAATTATGTGGAATTTTGTCTAATTAAGGTTAAAATTTTGCAGGGAGAAGATTGAAATCCCAGCAACAATGGCTTACATTACCCTGGAAGGTGCTGGTTCAAGCAAAACAACCATCAAATGGGATGACACTGCAGATAGGGCAGGAAAAGATGGCCAGCCATTGGGAACTTATGGTTCTGCAACTTTTGCTGTTAATTCCCCCTACTTCATTGCCAGAAACATCACCTTTAAGGTAATTCTGTACTTTGTTAAGTTTATTAGTAGTAATTAGATGCATGTATTAAGAACTAATGCATGGGGTGATGCGTGTATCAGAAGCGAAGCTAGAATTTTTAAGTTTATGCATCTGAATTCTAGAAAATGTAACTTATGGTGTTCTTCATAAAATATCTATTCATATTAAGTGGATTTATTAACACAAATATAGGATTTGAGCCAAAGTAGGCGAAGCTCTAGCTCCACCCCTGCGTATATTCAAGGTATAATTCTTGTACTGACAGTAGAAAAGGTTTTGTACAATTGGAGTGTCGGAAAAGCTAGTCTCCCTTTTTATAACAATGACCTAATAGTATAACAGTTAGTTTACATTGTCGGAGTATTGTAGTTAAACTCATAATTAATTCCTCCGTGAACAGAATGTAGCGCCACCGCCACCATCAGGGGCACTGGGAAAGCAAGCGGTGGCATTAAGAATCTCAGCAGACACAGCGGCGTTCATAAATTGCAAGTTCATTGGAGCACAAGACACATTGTATGATCAGAGGGGCAGGCATTATTTCAAGAATTGCTACATTCAAGGTTCGGTAGATTTCATATTTGGAAATGGGCTGTCTCTCTATGAGAATTGTCATTTACGTGCCAAAACAAAAAGCTATGGAGCCTTGACAGCCCAGAAGAGGGAGAGCTTACTGGAGGAAACTGGATTCTCTTTTTTGAATTGCAAGGTTACTGGATCTGGTGCTCTTTATTTGGGCAGGGCTTGGGGTACTTTCTCTCGGGTCGTCTTTGCTTACACTTACATGGATAAGATCATCACACCAAAGGGATGGTATGATTGGGGGGATAAGAACAGGCATATGTATGTTCTTACTTATGCAAACTTCGTACTTTTTACCcccctccatgtatatatatatatatatatatatatatatatatatatatagatcgtCCAATATGGTTGATAAGGCTGCCATTGAATATTAATTTGAAATGATTATGTTTTTCCTCAGTTTGAGAAAATAAACGAGGTGCTAGGTAAACTGTAAAAATGAATTAACTGAGTTTACATTGCTCTGCAGGACGGTATTTTATGGGCAATTCAAGTGTTCAGGACCAGGGGCTGACCATGGTGGCAGGGTGCAATGGTCCAGGGAGCTCACTGAACAAGAAGCCAAACCTTTCATCTCGCTCAGCTTCATCGATGGTCATGAATGGATTCTTAATATTTGATGATTTCTTCGGTGTCAAGCTAAGCCATGGCAGTCTTACTCCTGTACAATTGCACAATCTATCTGTGACATATTGAAAGTTTAACCTACACAAGAAGTTAATTTTTCCCAGCC
Above is a genomic segment from Lycium barbarum isolate Lr01 chromosome 12, ASM1917538v2, whole genome shotgun sequence containing:
- the LOC132621405 gene encoding probable pectinesterase 53 isoform X1 — translated: MASSRMKLLELLFILMLFAISTNAAKRGEYARRDNTLRVANEDGYLNWINRMSSRNHSVFQEAKNKLEPCKLIKVNKHPKSGDFTTVQQAIDSIPIVNSCRVVISVSPGIYREKIEIPATMAYITLEGAGSSKTTIKWDDTADRAGKDGQPLGTYGSATFAVNSPYFIARNITFKNVAPPPPSGALGKQAVALRISADTAAFINCKFIGAQDTLYDQRGRHYFKNCYIQGSVDFIFGNGLSLYENCHLRAKTKSYGALTAQKRESLLEETGFSFLNCKVTGSGALYLGRAWGTFSRVVFAYTYMDKIITPKGWYDWGDKNRHMTVFYGQFKCSGPGADHGGRVQWSRELTEQEAKPFISLSFIDGHEWILNI
- the LOC132621405 gene encoding probable pectinesterase 53 isoform X2; amino-acid sequence: MASSRMKLLELLFILMLFAISTNAAKRGEYARRDNTLRVANEDGYLNWINRMSSRNHSVFQEAKNKLEPCKLIKVNKHPKSGDFTTVQQAIDSIPIVNSCRVVISVSPGIYREKIEIPATMAYITLEGAGSSKTTIKWDDTADRAGKDGQPLGTYGSATFAVNSPYFIARNITFKNVAPPPPSGALGKQAVALRISADTAAFINCKFIGAQDTLYDQRGRHYFKNCYIQGSVDFIFGNGLSLYENCHLRAKTKSYGALTAQKRESLLEETGFSFLNCKVTGSGALYLGRAWGTFSRVVFAYTYMDKIITPKGWTVFYGQFKCSGPGADHGGRVQWSRELTEQEAKPFISLSFIDGHEWILNI